GGTCCTCGTGGAGAACGTCGGTCAAGTGGCCTGGTAGGGCCCTGAGGCGCTCCTCTGGGAGCGCGTCGGAGTGGTGCTACACCTGTTCGAAAACGATTCTCCACAGATGTGTTCTGGCAGGTCAGAGTGTCGGTGGTGTCTGGGACGATGGACGTATGTCCACCTCGACGCTCACCTCCGGCACCTGGGCCCCCGACCGGGTGGCGCTGGATCGTGCGGCCGCCGCGATGAGCGCCAAGCGGCGGGTCGAGGTGGAGGTGCTGGAGGCGGCGGTGGCATGGGCGCACGCGCACGTGGTGGGGCCGGACGCGGAACCGGGCGAGGTTGCGGGCTGGCGCTCGGACACGATCCGTACGCCCGGGACTGCTGCGGCGTTGTTCGGTGAGCGAGCGCTGCCTATCGCGGGGGAGGGGACGCCGCTGGTGGCGGAGTACTGCGTGATGGAGCTCGCGGTCGTGCTCGACCTGTCGCACGAGGCGACGTTGGCACTGCTGGGGGACGTGCTGGACCTGGCGCACCGGCTGCCGCGCCTGTGGGCGCTGGTGCGGGCGCTGCGGGTCCCCGTGCATCTCGCCCGGCTGGCCGCGAGCGAGTCCCGCGACCTCACCGAGAGCGCGGCAGGGCATGCGGACCGGTTGCTGGCCTGGCGGCCGCGTCGGTTGAACCCGCACCGGGTCGGGGTGCTGGTCCACGAGGCCCGGTTGTACGCCGACCCGGACCGGGCGATCGCCGACCACGACGCCGCGATGGACGCTCGATCGGTCGAGGTGCACCACGAGGAGGGGGCACCCGGCACCTCGGCCGTGTTCATGACCCTCGACACCGCGGACGCGGTCGCGTTCGACCACACGGTGTCGACGATGGCCGCGACCATGCGGTCGCTGGGCCACGAGGGTGAGCTGGGGGCGCGCCGGGCGCACGCTGTCGGGGTGCTCGCGGACCCGCAGAAGGCTCTGGACCTGCTGGCCGCAGCTGACGTCGGTGACCCGGAGCGGGGTCTCGACCCGGAGTCCGATCCGGCGGTCTGCGTCGCCGAGGACGTGGCCCACGAGTCAGGCGACCCGTTTCGCACGCCCTCCGGCGGTGGGGGAGAGGTGGTGCTGGTCTTCCACGTCACCGACCGCGACCTCCTCGACGACAGGCACGGCGTCGCCCACTCACCCACGCTGGGACCGGTTCTGACCGGTCGCCTGAGGTCGTGGCTGCTGTGTGCAGGGCAGGTGACCGTCAAGCCGGTGGTGGACCTCGACCCCGCCGCGCACCCGCCGGTCGACGCCCATGACCCGCCGGCGCGGATGGCCGCGATGGTCCGGCTGCGGGACGAGACGTGCATCTATCCGCGTTGCGGGCGCCCCTCAGCCCGCTGCGACCTCGACCACACGGTGGAGTACGTCCCCATGGACGAAGGTGGTCCGCCGGGCCAGACCCGACCCGGGAACCTCGCACCCCTGTGCCGCAGGCACCACCGCGCCAAGACCTTCGGCGACTTCTCCTACCGGCACCTGGACGACGGGTCCTACGAGTGGACCCTTCCCTCCAGCGCCACCATCACGGGCGACCCCCCCGGACATCGTCCGAGACCCTGACCGCCCCACAGCCCGATCACCCACCCCGTGATCGGGCCGCAGGCGCGTCACCGGCCCGTTCCTGGCCGCCTCAGAACGACCTTCTCAGCCGACTGATCGCTGCAGATCCAGATGTCAGAAGCACCTCGCGTCACAAGGCTTCCTGGCTCTACGCTCACGTGGAGCCCGCCCGAGGCGCACCTACCCGGTAAGGGTGCGTCCTGCCCGTCGCATGGTGGGGGTGGCAGCCCGTTCGAGCCGGGCCGGGTCCGGGGAACTCACGCCTCGACGGGAGGTGTCGGGGTTCCCGCTTCGCTCGACTCACGGCAGATCCGGGCGTCAGTCGCGATCCGCCGCGCGCCCTGGATCGCGCGCCGGACCGGGACCTTGAACCTCCAAGAGCATGGCGCTGTGCGAGCGGGAGACCACGCTTGTCGCGGCTATGGCACACAGTGCAATGACGGCGGCGAGGGCGAGACAAATGAGGACTACTGCGGATCCGCTCAACGCCTGCGGATGCGCAAAGCATCGGAAGTCCGTGGCGCTTTCGGGGAAGTAGGTGCCGTCCGCGCACTCCACTTCGCGCCGCCTGGCGATCATGGCTGCGCCAACAGCGACTCCAACGCCGCAAGCCGCCAGTCCCGCATTCCGATAGGCCGCTACTCGACCCTTGTCCTTGAGCGCCGGCAGGCGACCTGTGTCATCAAACGGCTCCGACGTCATGGGCAGAGCCTCGCATGTAGCCGGACTGGACGCGGGCATTCGACCTAGCTGCCAGGCCTTCCGCTCATCCGCAGCTCAGCGCACTGTCAGCGGCAGATCCGGACGATGGGGGCTGGAACGTTTTCCCTACGTCGCGAGTCGAAGTCGTGTGAGACTCGCCGACATGTACCCCTATCGGGTGGCGGCTTTGCTGTTGTGCGCTTGGACGCTCAGCATGCTTGGTGCGCCCCCGGCCGCCGCATCGTGCGCGACTGCCCCTGGCCCATCGCCATATGCGTTTGTGGGAACGGTCATCGCAACCAGCCAAGGTGATCGAGTAGTGCAGGTTGTGACAGATGGTGGTGCGACCGTCACTGTTCTGGGAACGACAGGTAGGTCCGACAACGCTTTTACTTCAGTGGATCGTCGCTATGCGTTGGGCGGTAGGTACGAGTTCCACCCGCTCAACGATGAGTCGCCGTACTCCGACAACTCGTGTACCGCGACCCGACAACTGAGCGGCCCTTCGTTGTCCGCTATCCCTCCCCAGGTCAACAAGGGAGTGCTTCCTGCGTGGCTACCGGTCGACGAGCAGGCTGGTCCGCTGGGTTACCTGCTCTTCTTCGGACCCATCGCGCTCGGCCTCGGCGTTCTGATTGTCGGGCTGCGTGGGCTCGTCCGCAGGCAGCGCACTGCGTCGCGTACCTCCTGACAGCAAGCCGTGCGCGCAACTCTCTGCGCCCGGATCTCGGCAGACCCCCGCACAACTCGCGGCAGATCCGGGCGAGCGTAGCCGCCCTCAACGCGGCAGATCCGGGCGAGCGTAGCCGCCCTCAACGCGGCAGATCCGGGCGAGCGTAGCCGCCCTC
This sequence is a window from Nocardioides sp. S5. Protein-coding genes within it:
- a CDS encoding HNH endonuclease signature motif containing protein; its protein translation is MSTSTLTSGTWAPDRVALDRAAAAMSAKRRVEVEVLEAAVAWAHAHVVGPDAEPGEVAGWRSDTIRTPGTAAALFGERALPIAGEGTPLVAEYCVMELAVVLDLSHEATLALLGDVLDLAHRLPRLWALVRALRVPVHLARLAASESRDLTESAAGHADRLLAWRPRRLNPHRVGVLVHEARLYADPDRAIADHDAAMDARSVEVHHEEGAPGTSAVFMTLDTADAVAFDHTVSTMAATMRSLGHEGELGARRAHAVGVLADPQKALDLLAAADVGDPERGLDPESDPAVCVAEDVAHESGDPFRTPSGGGGEVVLVFHVTDRDLLDDRHGVAHSPTLGPVLTGRLRSWLLCAGQVTVKPVVDLDPAAHPPVDAHDPPARMAAMVRLRDETCIYPRCGRPSARCDLDHTVEYVPMDEGGPPGQTRPGNLAPLCRRHHRAKTFGDFSYRHLDDGSYEWTLPSSATITGDPPGHRPRP